One Mya arenaria isolate MELC-2E11 chromosome 5, ASM2691426v1 genomic window carries:
- the LOC128235742 gene encoding uncharacterized protein LOC128235742, whose translation MATSRKRSQNWTELERNALIDMIMSAKTTQSVSWKEAAEIVNSVGGHGRDAGEVKKKWIDLKSVVKKKVMGQLHGHKQTGGGEPIEMNIQDWEEKVLATIPKVSVSGIEGGIDTSEVPATSLEVKTGEVSSREGTGSDITPGPSSTAKRKLEEPGKSGEKKKKMEEEDLSLRMVLAQEQTNSILKEISNSLKEIVNLKRGEQQFSVFEQQLLYMMSLYEK comes from the exons ATGGCGACATCAAGAAAAAGGTCACAGAATTGGACTGAATTAGAGCGAAATGCTTTAATCGACATGATTATGTCCGCGAAGACTACCCAGTCTGTATCATGGAAGGAAGCGGCTGAAAT TGTAAACAGTGTTGGTGGGCATGGCCGGGATGCTGGAGAAGTGAAGAAAAAATGGATCGACTTGAAg TCTGTAGTGAAAAAGAAGGTCATGGGGCAGCTTCACGGCCACAAACAAACCGGAGGTGGCGAGCCCATTGAGATGAACATTCAGGATTGGGAGGAGAAG GTCCTTGCAACCATACCAAAGGTGTCTGTTTCGGGGATAGAAGGGGGGATCGACACTAGTG AGGTCCCGGCAACTTCACTTGAAGTCAAGACAGGAGAGGTCTCATCACGAGAAGGAACAGGGAGTG ACATCACACCAGGACCATCCTCAACAGCCAAGAGAAAGTTGGAGGAGCCTGGGAAGAGCggagaaaagaaaaagaaaatggagGAAGAGGATTTAAGTCTGAGGATGGTTCTTGCTCAGGAGCAAACAAActcaatattaaaagaaataagcaaCAGCttaaaagaaattgtaaatttaaaaagagGCGAACAACAATTTAGTGTTTTTGAACAACAACTTTTGTATATGATGTCATTGT ATGAAAAGTAA
- the LOC128235368 gene encoding putative nuclease HARBI1, protein MNMVIMLYMYRYISKIFNRLPSTRDEVLRTKVGFFRKCRIPNIIGAVDGTLVPILAPKDNGVAFICRKGYHAINVMAVCDHEMRFTDIVARWPGSQHDAAVFDVSTLKDHLETNQTGILLGDGGYPLRPYLVTPLLNPTTPQEVAFNKAQIRGRIVIERSFGLLKSRFRCLHRSGGALQYTPTKCCKIVVACVKLHNFCIENNVPFPADMMMDNDNDNAQAACQIAQQNEQGQTMRRRIVNMFH, encoded by the exons ATGAATATGGTCAtaatgttgtacatgtatagatacatttcaaaaatatttaacaggTTACCATCCACAAGAGATGAGGTATTAAGGACAAAAGTGGGATTTTTCAGGAAGTGCAGGATACCCAACATCATAG GAGCAGTGGATGGAACATTGGTCCCTATTCTTGCTCCTAAGGACAATGGGGTTGCCTTCATATGCAGGAAGGGTTACCATGCCATCAATGTCATGGCTGTATGTGACCATGAAATGag aTTCACTGACATTGTAGCCAGATGGCCAGGTTCCCAGCATGATGCAGCTGTGTTTGATGTATCTACACTAAAG GACCACCTTGAGACCAACCAGACAGGCATTTTACTTGGTGATGGCGGTTATCCACTCCGTCCATACCTAGTGACCCCATTACTCAATCCTACCACTCCACAAGAGGTTGCCTTCAACAAGGCCCAAATCAGGGGACGTATAGTGATTGAGAGGAGTTTCGGACTTCTAAAATCCCGTTTCAG ATGCCTACATAGATCAGGAGGAGCGCTACAATACACACCAACCAAATGTTGCAAAATTGTTGTGGCATGTGTAAAGTTGCACAACTTTtgtatcgaaaacaatgttccATTTCCAGCTGACATGATGATGGATAATGACAATGACAATGCTCAAGCAGCTTGCCAAATTGCACAACAGAATGAACAAGGACAGACCATGCGTCGCAGAATTGTGAACATGTTCCATTAA